The region TTCTAACTGTATTTTACTTTTCTTAAAATACGTAACACTTCTTTGTATTTGGTATAAATTTCAGGAAAGGGTTTTAAGTATGGCTTAGCATCGCTTAACTTATCCAATGCTTCATGAAATAAATTTAAATAGCATATTAAATACGTATCAGGTAGGTTGTTTAGATCACTTAACTCGTTATTATTCAAAACGTGTCCTTTTTTTAGTTTTTCTAAAATGGCATTATTAGAATTGTAAATGTGATGTAATATTTTTTTGTCAAACTGAGGTGGGTTAAATATTAACGTGGAATCAATATTATAATTTGCATTATTACCAAAACTAATAACTGTACGCTCTAAAGGATAATATTTGTAAGACTTTTGAAGCCCAAGCTGAACGTACTCAACAATTGTGAACGAATCTGTGTCATAACTAATAGCCACTTCATCTAAGGTTGAAAAAAATAAACGGACTTGCTCATTAATAAGTTCAATATCGACTCTAGAGTAAAACGTTTCGTCTTTAACTTGCTTTTTTTCGCCTGACCAACACAACACAAAATATTCTTTAAACACAATGTATTTTGGATTGTAGTCTTGTCGTTTTTGCATAAAATCAAAAACACCATCTAAAGTGTATTCAATATTATTTTGTGCATGACTCTCAATAGCTTCTACTATTTTAGAGTTTACATCTTTAATGTCGCTTTTAAATACTTTAGGCATGCTCATGCTACCATCTCTAAAAAAAACAGAACCTCCATAATATTTCCAGATGTTTTTTCTAAGCGATGTCAATCTTTCATTAGCACGAATGGTAACTAACCCTACGACTTTATCATCTGGTAAATGTGGAAATGGAATATTCTCGTACTGCACTATTGGTGGATTGGTTAAATAGGCATTAATGAGGTTTTGGATTTTAGAATCGTCAAAAAAATCCACACCTATAATCTTATTGTCTTCATCTTCTACACCAATAACGATGTACGAGTTGTTTTTAGGATTGCTATTGGACAACGCGCAAACATGCTTTAAAAACTTTGCTTTTCCTTCTTTTTGGCTAATATCAATCTTTCGCTTTTTGTCATAAAAACTGTTCTCATCGTTATGTGCGAGCAGGTTTTTAATTAAAAGGCGTTTGTTAATCATTGCTTAATTTTTATTTACAATAGTACTACTAGCCTGAGCAGTGCAAAACATAAGTACATCCGCAATATTGACGTGTGCTGGACGTGACACTGTAAAGTAAATAACATCAGCCAAATCTTCTGGTTGCAACGCTTTGTAGCCTTTATAAACAGTATCTGCTTTAGCATCACCTTTAAAACGTACTTTAGAGAATTCGGTTTCAACCAAACCAGGATTTATGGCTGTAACTTTTATTCCAAATGGGTTAAGGTCAATACGCATACCTTCAGTAACTGCAACTACTGCGTGTTTGCTAGCACAATACACATTGCCTTTTGGATAGACTTCTTTCCCAGCAGAGGAGCCTATATTAATGATATGTCCAAATTGACGCTCAGTCATTTGTGGTATTACCGCTTTACTAACATATAATAACCCTTTAACATTAATATCCATCATAGCATCCCAATCGTCTAAATCACCTTCTTGTATTGGGTCTAATCCGTGTGCATTTCCTGCGTTATTTATAAGAATATCTATTTGTTTAAAGTCTTTAGGTAAAGATTCAATAGCCTCGAAGACCGCTTTTTTATCACGTACATCAAAATTTAAAGTGTGGACTTTAGTTTGCTTTGCTAACGCTTTTTCAATAGTATCTAAGCGTTCTTGTCGTCGTCCACAAAGGATGAGGTTAATTCCGTGTTTTGCAAACTCGTGTGCAGTTGCGCGTCCTATACCACTAGTTGCTCCTGTTATTAATGCTGTTTTATTACTCATAATTTATTTTTCACTATTCACTATTCACTATTAGGGTACTTTATGTCCTTGACAAGCCACTAAAATTAAAAACCAATCTTCTAATTCTAACTCTATGGTTGTTGCTGCGTAAGCATCAGATAACCGTTTTGTATTAGTTGTACCAATAACAGGCAAAATGTTTGCTGGATGCTTCATAATCCAAGCTAATAATAATTGGTCTTCAGTTGCATTGTATTTATCCAGTAACTCACCTAATTGTTTATGTATACGACGTGTTTGTTCGTTATCCTCTTTAAATACATTACCTAATGGCGACCAAGACATAGGTTGTATGTTGTGCAGTTGCATATGGTCTAAACTCCCATTGTGCATTGCTGTGTGATGGGTTAACGAAAACTGTATTTGATTCACTTTTACGTCAACAACCTTCGAAAGTAAGTCAATTTGTGATGGTGTAAAATTTGATACTCCAAAATCTTTAATTTTACCCTGTTGTTTTAAAGTAGACACAGCTTCAGCAATTTCCTCAACGTCCATCAATGGGCTTGGTCTGTGTAATAACAGTAGGTCTAAATAGTCTGTTTTTAAATTTTTTAGGGACTGTTCTGCAGACCAAATAATGTAGTCTTTACTATAATTATAGTGCTTAACTTTGTTTTCTGGACGCGCTTCACCAAGATATTGGATTCCACATTTGGATATCAATTGGATGTGGTTTCGGTCAATATGGCTTTCCGCAAAAGCGTTACCAAAATCTTTTTCGGTACTGTAATCACCATAGATATCTGCATGGTCAAAAGCTGTTATATTAGCCTCAACGCAGTGATGCATGAGGTTGACCATGTTTTTTTTATCTAGTTGTTTTCCCCATTGTCCCCAAGTCATTGTTCCAGCAATGACTTTAGAAAAGTTGTTTTTTATCATAAATTCTATTTCTTCTATAAAAGTAAAAAACAAAATACGCTTTAAAGGCTTTTAAATGCTGAATTTTTAACCAATTATTAACACCATAACATCAATTTTTTTTTCAATTTGCACACCTTGATTGAAATACAAATTCATTCCCTTAAAAAACAATAGATGATGGAAGAAATTAGTACAATTGATATTAAATCAATTAACGAAAAAATTGAAAAGGAAAGCGCTTTTGTCGACCTATTAATGCTTGAAATGAATAAAGTAATTGTTGGACAAAAACATATGGTCGAGCGATTACTGATTGGTTTATTAGGGCAAGGACATATTTTACTAGAAGGTGTAC is a window of Olleya sp. YS DNA encoding:
- a CDS encoding ATP-binding protein; protein product: MINKRLLIKNLLAHNDENSFYDKKRKIDISQKEGKAKFLKHVCALSNSNPKNNSYIVIGVEDEDNKIIGVDFFDDSKIQNLINAYLTNPPIVQYENIPFPHLPDDKVVGLVTIRANERLTSLRKNIWKYYGGSVFFRDGSMSMPKVFKSDIKDVNSKIVEAIESHAQNNIEYTLDGVFDFMQKRQDYNPKYIVFKEYFVLCWSGEKKQVKDETFYSRVDIELINEQVRLFFSTLDEVAISYDTDSFTIVEYVQLGLQKSYKYYPLERTVISFGNNANYNIDSTLIFNPPQFDKKILHHIYNSNNAILEKLKKGHVLNNNELSDLNNLPDTYLICYLNLFHEALDKLSDAKPYLKPFPEIYTKYKEVLRILRKVKYS
- a CDS encoding SDR family NAD(P)-dependent oxidoreductase, with amino-acid sequence MSNKTALITGATSGIGRATAHEFAKHGINLILCGRRQERLDTIEKALAKQTKVHTLNFDVRDKKAVFEAIESLPKDFKQIDILINNAGNAHGLDPIQEGDLDDWDAMMDINVKGLLYVSKAVIPQMTERQFGHIINIGSSAGKEVYPKGNVYCASKHAVVAVTEGMRIDLNPFGIKVTAINPGLVETEFSKVRFKGDAKADTVYKGYKALQPEDLADVIYFTVSRPAHVNIADVLMFCTAQASSTIVNKN
- a CDS encoding aldo/keto reductase, giving the protein MIKNNFSKVIAGTMTWGQWGKQLDKKNMVNLMHHCVEANITAFDHADIYGDYSTEKDFGNAFAESHIDRNHIQLISKCGIQYLGEARPENKVKHYNYSKDYIIWSAEQSLKNLKTDYLDLLLLHRPSPLMDVEEIAEAVSTLKQQGKIKDFGVSNFTPSQIDLLSKVVDVKVNQIQFSLTHHTAMHNGSLDHMQLHNIQPMSWSPLGNVFKEDNEQTRRIHKQLGELLDKYNATEDQLLLAWIMKHPANILPVIGTTNTKRLSDAYAATTIELELEDWFLILVACQGHKVP